Proteins from a genomic interval of Neorhodopirellula lusitana:
- a CDS encoding peptidylprolyl isomerase, protein MAPLPRIRLRFAPMSHVQTISSALTGQTSQYAGLSSNRLFACLLTTTLLATTAVNAVAQAPTQEQIDQALQTELPTDPAATVAIVGQSAILMGEISPKVEARIQDVLANAGQEVPDEQIRFARVRMTRGLLSQKIQSRMMRESFLLDQVATQTAEKRREADETMQAKARQMFFEDEVEQLKKQYEAKDLSELDAKLREKGTSLAARQREFIDAMLGHLYIRGKVEKDPSVSLAEIHEYYVTHRPDFERQARAKWEQLTVVLANFATPDEAYDAIWGMGREAFFGGNMQAVAREKSQEPFADEGGLHDWTNKGSLASTILDNEIFTLPTGAMSQIIKDTDAYHIIRVLEREDAGVQPLADVQDDIRKIIRDGKIQEAQQKALAEVQRRVPVWSLFPEDVPGAKPLPQVAGIRANFRSGSPKR, encoded by the coding sequence ATGGCACCGCTACCGCGGATTCGACTTCGATTTGCTCCGATGTCGCACGTGCAAACCATCAGCTCCGCATTGACTGGGCAAACCAGCCAATACGCCGGCTTATCGAGCAATCGATTGTTCGCCTGTTTGTTGACAACCACCTTGTTAGCAACGACCGCGGTCAATGCCGTCGCCCAAGCTCCCACTCAAGAGCAGATCGACCAAGCTTTGCAAACGGAATTGCCCACCGATCCCGCGGCAACCGTCGCGATCGTGGGCCAGAGTGCCATTCTGATGGGCGAGATTTCACCCAAGGTGGAAGCCCGGATCCAGGACGTGCTGGCGAATGCTGGCCAAGAAGTGCCTGACGAACAAATTCGATTCGCCCGTGTTCGGATGACTCGCGGCTTGTTGTCGCAAAAGATCCAAAGCCGGATGATGCGAGAATCATTCTTGCTGGACCAGGTCGCAACTCAGACAGCTGAAAAGCGTCGCGAGGCCGACGAAACGATGCAGGCCAAAGCACGCCAGATGTTCTTCGAAGACGAAGTCGAACAGCTGAAGAAGCAATACGAAGCGAAGGATCTGAGTGAACTGGACGCGAAGCTACGCGAAAAGGGCACGTCCCTGGCCGCTCGCCAACGCGAATTCATCGACGCGATGCTGGGGCACCTTTACATTCGAGGCAAGGTCGAGAAAGACCCGTCCGTTTCGCTGGCTGAAATCCACGAATACTACGTGACCCATCGTCCCGATTTCGAGCGTCAAGCCCGAGCGAAATGGGAACAACTGACGGTCGTCTTGGCCAACTTCGCCACCCCCGACGAAGCGTACGACGCAATTTGGGGCATGGGGCGAGAAGCGTTCTTCGGTGGGAACATGCAAGCGGTCGCTCGCGAGAAGAGCCAAGAGCCTTTCGCCGATGAAGGCGGACTGCATGACTGGACAAACAAGGGATCGCTTGCGTCAACGATTTTGGATAACGAAATCTTCACGTTGCCCACCGGTGCGATGAGCCAGATTATCAAGGACACCGACGCCTATCACATCATCCGGGTTCTGGAACGCGAAGACGCCGGAGTACAACCGCTGGCCGACGTTCAAGACGACATTCGCAAGATCATTCGAGACGGCAAAATCCAAGAAGCCCAACAAAAGGCTCTCGCGGAAGTGCAACGCCGCGTTCCAGTTTGGTCATTGTTCCCCGAAGACGTGCCGGGCGCCAAACCGTTGCCTCAAGTCGCTGGCATCCGTGCCAACTTTCGATCAGGTTCGCCGAAGCGATGA
- a CDS encoding SDR family NAD(P)-dependent oxidoreductase — MGQPRWQAAGSLAIVTGASSGIGRELTKRLTREGCRVIAVARRAERLDDLAAECGGLLTDPNLGDSQLGNSQRDVGPHGGGIIPIVGDVTSAATRETAFEQVRLHNNGRLDLLVNNAGIGGIGPFELADADRMRQIMEVNFFAPADWIRDALPMLRANADRGPVICNIGSVLGHRAVPDKSEYSASKFAIHGFSDSLRSELASDGIAVTLVSPSTTKSEFFDSLVGTKAGQVSKSIGSWPPERVAQAAYSAIRRRRSEVILSAGGKALVYADRAFPTLMNWILAR; from the coding sequence ATCGGCCAGCCTCGCTGGCAGGCGGCAGGTAGCCTCGCGATTGTGACAGGCGCCAGCAGCGGGATCGGCCGCGAGTTGACGAAACGCCTGACCCGCGAAGGATGCCGGGTCATAGCGGTCGCCCGACGCGCCGAACGACTGGATGACTTGGCCGCCGAATGTGGCGGGCTACTCACTGACCCTAATCTCGGCGATAGCCAGCTTGGTAATAGCCAGCGAGATGTTGGCCCACACGGTGGTGGGATCATCCCGATCGTGGGCGACGTCACCTCAGCGGCCACGCGTGAGACGGCTTTCGAGCAAGTTCGACTTCACAACAACGGCCGTTTGGATCTTTTGGTCAATAACGCGGGCATCGGCGGCATCGGGCCCTTTGAGTTGGCTGATGCCGATCGAATGCGACAAATCATGGAGGTCAATTTCTTCGCGCCAGCGGACTGGATCCGAGATGCGCTGCCGATGTTGCGCGCGAACGCCGACCGCGGTCCCGTTATCTGTAACATCGGTAGCGTACTGGGGCATCGAGCCGTTCCCGACAAAAGCGAGTACAGCGCCAGCAAGTTTGCGATACACGGATTCAGTGACTCGTTGCGATCGGAATTGGCTAGCGACGGGATCGCCGTCACACTGGTCAGCCCCAGTACCACCAAGAGTGAGTTTTTTGACTCGTTGGTGGGCACCAAGGCGGGCCAAGTCTCCAAAAGCATCGGGAGCTGGCCGCCCGAGCGAGTTGCCCAGGCCGCCTACTCCGCGATCCGGCGACGACGAAGCGAAGTGATCTTGAGCGCCGGTGGCAAAGCCTTGGTCTACGCGGACCGAGCGTTCCCAACCTTAATGAACTGGATCCTGGCTAGATAA
- the leuS gene encoding leucine--tRNA ligase, whose translation MVRYNPTDIEPRWQAYWDKNQTYATPSLKDLPPGTKKRYVLDMFPYPSGDGLHVGHPEGYTATDIVSRFARACGECVLHPMGFDAFGLPAEEHAIKTGEHPRVQTQRNIDNFTRQLKLLGFSYDWDRVLATTDEQYFRWTQWIFTVLYDTWFDHDQQKGRPIAELSVPDEVSRQGEAAIEAYRDSKRLAYQDDALVNWCPKLGTVLANEEVVDGKSEVGGHPVKRIPLRQWMLRITDYAERLIDGLDELNWPSGIKKLQSDWIGRSTGAEVDFYLSTSADADVSTAPYEAFKRARSASGFPAKPGDDCLRVYTTRPDTLFGATYMVVAPEHPLIDKLVTPSQKDLVDAYREKASFKSDRERTDGDRAKTGVFTGTYAFNPADGRLIPVWVADYVLAGYGTGAIMAVPAHDIRDFEFAVEFDLPVIPVVDPPADHDQRDEILAGKACFAAEGLAINSGEFDGRTTDDVKSSLTATLNEDGLAEQAINYKLRDWLFSRQRFWGEPFPILHEIDSEGNPTGIKRAVPDDQLPVTLPELEDFKPHGRPEPPLAKADDDWLIVELDGKRYRRETNTMPQWAGSCWYYLRYIDPNNADVFIDPELEKQWMPVDLYVGGAEHAVLHLLYSRFWHKVLFDRGHVSVPEPFGRLVNQGMILGEVEFSGYVDEAGKPITSKNVRKDAEGNRVTKDGNPVEPVSYSEDEVQKKGEGFILKSDPSIKVDSRAFKMSKSRGNVVNPDSVVNQYGADALRLYEMFMGPLEATKPWAMNGVGGVRSFLDRAWRMMVDDGAEELALIDAVVDTPCDEDQRRVLHQTIRKVTEDTQAMSFNTAIAKMMEFTNYFTKSETRPREAMESFLILLAPYAPHLCEELWSVLGHSGSITKEAWPKWDESALTESSVEIPVQVNGKVRGKISVAPDASQDEMKEAALAADSVKQAIADKNVVKAIVIPGRMVNLVVK comes from the coding sequence ATGGTCCGCTACAACCCGACTGACATCGAACCACGCTGGCAGGCTTACTGGGACAAGAACCAAACCTACGCGACCCCATCGCTGAAAGACCTGCCGCCCGGAACCAAAAAGCGATACGTCTTGGACATGTTCCCGTACCCCAGTGGTGACGGTTTGCATGTGGGACACCCCGAGGGCTACACCGCGACAGACATCGTCTCGCGTTTCGCCCGCGCGTGCGGCGAGTGCGTCTTGCACCCGATGGGTTTCGATGCCTTCGGGTTGCCCGCGGAAGAGCACGCGATCAAGACTGGTGAACACCCGCGAGTCCAAACCCAACGTAACATCGATAACTTCACTCGCCAATTGAAGCTGCTCGGCTTCAGCTACGATTGGGATCGCGTCTTGGCGACCACCGACGAACAGTACTTCCGTTGGACCCAGTGGATCTTCACGGTCCTGTACGACACCTGGTTCGATCACGACCAACAAAAAGGTCGACCGATCGCGGAATTGTCAGTTCCCGATGAAGTTTCGCGACAAGGCGAAGCTGCGATTGAGGCTTACCGCGATTCCAAACGGTTGGCATACCAGGACGACGCGTTGGTGAACTGGTGCCCGAAACTGGGAACGGTTTTGGCGAACGAGGAAGTCGTCGACGGCAAAAGCGAAGTCGGCGGTCATCCGGTCAAGCGGATCCCGCTGCGACAGTGGATGCTCCGAATCACCGACTACGCCGAACGCTTGATCGACGGTCTCGACGAACTGAACTGGCCATCGGGAATCAAGAAGCTGCAATCCGATTGGATCGGCCGCTCGACGGGAGCCGAGGTCGATTTCTATCTGTCGACAAGCGCCGATGCGGACGTTTCCACCGCTCCCTACGAAGCGTTCAAACGTGCCCGATCGGCATCTGGATTCCCCGCTAAACCCGGCGACGATTGCCTGCGGGTTTACACGACCCGTCCAGACACGCTGTTCGGCGCGACCTACATGGTTGTCGCTCCCGAACACCCGTTGATTGACAAGCTGGTCACCCCGTCGCAAAAAGATTTGGTCGACGCCTACCGCGAGAAAGCGTCGTTCAAAAGTGACCGCGAACGCACCGACGGTGATCGCGCCAAGACCGGCGTTTTCACGGGAACGTACGCGTTCAACCCCGCCGACGGTCGATTGATCCCAGTCTGGGTCGCCGATTACGTTTTGGCTGGCTACGGAACCGGTGCGATCATGGCTGTGCCGGCGCACGACATTCGCGACTTTGAATTCGCCGTTGAGTTCGACTTGCCCGTGATCCCCGTCGTGGATCCACCTGCGGACCATGATCAACGCGATGAAATCCTGGCTGGGAAGGCCTGCTTTGCCGCCGAGGGTCTGGCCATCAACAGCGGCGAGTTCGACGGTCGCACGACCGATGACGTGAAAAGTTCGCTGACCGCGACCTTGAACGAAGACGGATTGGCGGAACAGGCGATCAACTACAAGTTGCGCGACTGGTTGTTCAGCCGCCAACGGTTTTGGGGCGAGCCTTTCCCGATCCTGCATGAGATCGACAGCGAAGGAAACCCGACGGGCATCAAACGCGCCGTGCCGGATGACCAGCTTCCCGTCACGCTCCCAGAACTGGAAGACTTCAAACCGCACGGACGTCCGGAACCGCCATTGGCGAAGGCCGATGACGATTGGTTGATCGTGGAATTGGATGGCAAACGCTATCGCCGCGAAACCAACACAATGCCTCAGTGGGCCGGTTCATGTTGGTACTATTTGCGTTACATCGACCCAAATAACGCCGATGTGTTCATCGATCCCGAACTCGAAAAACAATGGATGCCCGTCGACCTTTATGTCGGCGGTGCCGAACACGCGGTGCTGCACCTGTTGTACTCCCGTTTCTGGCACAAGGTCTTGTTTGATCGCGGTCACGTCAGTGTTCCTGAACCGTTCGGTCGACTGGTCAACCAAGGCATGATCTTGGGCGAAGTCGAGTTCAGTGGTTATGTCGACGAAGCCGGTAAGCCGATCACGTCCAAGAACGTTCGCAAGGACGCTGAGGGCAATCGTGTTACCAAGGATGGCAACCCGGTCGAGCCGGTCTCATACAGCGAAGACGAAGTGCAAAAGAAGGGCGAAGGCTTCATCCTGAAATCCGACCCGTCGATCAAGGTCGACAGCCGCGCTTTCAAGATGAGCAAGAGCCGGGGCAACGTCGTGAACCCGGACTCGGTCGTCAACCAATACGGTGCCGACGCACTGCGACTCTACGAAATGTTCATGGGACCACTCGAAGCCACGAAGCCGTGGGCAATGAATGGTGTCGGTGGCGTGCGTAGTTTCCTGGACCGCGCATGGCGAATGATGGTCGATGACGGTGCCGAAGAACTCGCGTTGATCGATGCGGTCGTGGACACGCCATGTGACGAAGACCAACGCCGTGTCTTGCACCAAACGATCCGAAAAGTGACCGAAGACACGCAAGCGATGAGCTTCAATACTGCAATCGCGAAGATGATGGAGTTCACCAACTACTTCACCAAAAGCGAAACGCGACCGCGTGAGGCGATGGAATCGTTCCTGATTCTGCTAGCTCCGTACGCCCCGCACCTTTGCGAAGAACTGTGGAGTGTTCTGGGACATTCCGGTTCGATCACCAAGGAAGCGTGGCCGAAGTGGGATGAGTCAGCGCTTACGGAATCCAGCGTCGAAATCCCGGTTCAAGTCAACGGCAAGGTCCGCGGCAAGATTTCCGTGGCCCCCGATGCATCGCAAGACGAAATGAAGGAAGCCGCCCTCGCAGCGGACTCCGTCAAGCAAGCGATCGCGGATAAGAATGTCGTGAAGGCAATCGTCATCCCAGGACGCATGGTGAACCTGGTCGTCAAATAG